One Rhinolophus ferrumequinum isolate MPI-CBG mRhiFer1 chromosome 10, mRhiFer1_v1.p, whole genome shotgun sequence genomic window, AAAAAGATACAGATTTAGTACTAATCACATGAAAGATGATATTTCAAAACAGAATTGatgaatataaaaggaaatattagtACAGTGAGAGTGAAGTGATATGACCACTAACAGACAGATAAAAGGGTCAGAGAAACATATCATCTGTTGtatgtttaaagttttttatCAGAGCATTTCATAAAACTATAAATGTATACTGTGCATAAGTACATTCATTGTGCATTAAGACAGTCTATATGCTGatagatttcatatttttaaaaataatctataataaaATGTCTCAATGTCACATGCAGATTTAACAGAAGTCAGAAGCCAACAATGAGAAACAGTACAGTAACAACATTCATTCTGCTGGGACTGACAGATGACCCTCAGCTGCAGgttctgatttttatctttctctttctcacctATATGCTGAGCATAACTGGGAACCTGACTATCATCTCCCTCATCTTATTGGATTCTCACCTTAAAACAGCCATGTACTATTTCCtacaaaatttctctttcttggaGATCTCATTCACATCCGCCTGTATTCCCAGATACTTGTATAACATAGCAACAGGTGACAAAGTCATTACCTACAATGCCTGTGTCAGCCAAGTAGTTTTTATTGACCTCTTTGGTGTAACTGAATTTTTTCTCCTGGCCACCATGTCCTATGaccgctatgtggccatctgcaaaccctTGCATTATGTGACTATCATGAGTAGCACAGTCTGCAGAAGACTTGTCTTCTGTTGTTGGGTAGCTGGTCTATTTATTATAATCCCTCCACTTAGCCTAGGCTTAAATCTGGAATTTTGTGATTCTAATACCATTGATCATTTTATCTGTGATGCATCTCCTATGCTGAAAATCTCTTGTTCAAATACTTGGTTCATGGAACAGACTGTTATAATCTGTGCTGTGGTGACCTTCCTTATGACACTTATGTGTGTGGTACTGTCCTACATTTATATTATCAAGACAATTTTAGGATTCccttctgcccagcaaaagaaaaaagccttTTCTACCTGTTCTTCCCACATGATTGTGGTTTCCATCACTTATGGCAGCTGCATCTTCATCTACATCAAACCTTCAGCAAAGGAATCAGTGGTTATTAACAAGGGTGTGACAGTGCTCACTACTTCCATTGCTCCAGTGCTGAACCCTTTCATTTACACACTGAGGAACAAGCAAGTCAAACAAGCCTTCCATAACTCAATCAAAAGAATTGAGGTATTTTTCAATAAGAGAATGTGAAGctaaataaacacatataatGAACTTAATACATTCCCTAGCCATGTTAAGTTATTCAAAACATTCTCATTCATCCTGATCTAGTGACATCTTCCTCACAAACCTCTTCTAAGATCCTTCCACAAATAAGCACATTAATAGCTTTTGAAATGTGCTTAGTATTAAATTTAAATACTGGCTTCACCTCCAaattaagaataacaaaaaataaaaatagaatagcaGTATTTCTCCAAATTAGAAATATCAAAAGAGAatacaaatgtttacattttccagCAAAAGAATAAGTAATGATTGCCAGTGTTTTATCTAATCCAAAGCTTTCAAatgatttattcattgatttacttaacaaatattggAAGTTTCTTTGGGGCAGGTACTGTTACTGttttaagcaataaaaatagAGGAGGGAACAAACCAGCAAAAATTTACTCCCATGTCCCCTCAGTGGTAAACAGAATAAATTCTAtgttaaagaaagcaaaatggtaACTTGCACTCAAATAAATAGTGTTTTCATAAAAGGGAATATAAACCTCATAATTATGGTAAAACATCTAAAATACTAAAACTTatactaaatactaaatactaaacTAAATACTAAACTAAATACTAAAACTTATAAGATTTGTATCAGAGCAAATTGGTAATaatcaaaacttttaaatgtcataagcttttctccaaaaaaatacatgaagttaATGGGAAGATGgtaaaaatagataataattattttgagaaatttaaatattttggtattgCAAAAAAAATCTGCCAGATGTAGACACATATACTGAAATGCCAACATAGAATGTCACTAACATAAGCAAACACATGCGAAAAACTGAAGTTAAAGAAATCCAAGAAATAAATGCAGATAGATATACAGCATCTTACAAACAGAAAAGTTTTCCAAAGGAATATGAAAAGTTGTAATAAAGTTATTACCCCATTTATGACATAAAAAGTTATATgttgtatatacttacaagaagcggagtacagcattaggaatagagacagtggaaatgtaatggctgtgtgcgatgtcagagggatagtggatggagggaggggggttcacacagtgtgagggatataaatgataaacatctaagtattactttgtcttgtgcacctgaaactaataaaaaaaaagttatatattgGAAGAACACTAACTGTTTACCACACTTACTCCGAAAAAAAAGCTCATACAGTTCATCATCTGTAACTATTTCCCTAATCCAACTACACTTCAGGCTTCAGAAATATGAACCTGCTTTCCCCTCTGCTTTCAGGTTTAATCTTTTCCATATGCTGTTTctctgtaaaaaatattttcctcattctttgtgTCTCACacattttcccttaattttttaatttaaaagtcacTCAGTGGGGCGGACTGGTGGCTCTATTAGTTAGAGTGCAaactctgggcaacagggctgccagttcgattcccacatgggctagtgagctgcgccctccacaatcagactgagaacaacagcttgactcagaacggggggaggggaggtgcagtaggaaattctgcaatattcATAAACAGGCATGGACCTTAAagacattatgataagtgaaataagccagacaaaaaaggacaaatactttaagattccacttacatgaggtatcaaaagtagttaaattcataaaatcaaagGCTAGAATGGCcgaatttaaaaagtgatccccctgactagtctagtacccatttatcattatatatagttattaccatattattaactatattccctatgctttactttacatcctcatgactattttgtaactaccaatttgtacttcttaatcccttcaccttttccaccctgccccacaaccccctcccatctatcaccccaagaAATCTAGTACCAATATAATACAACACATAGTTGATACAATGTTATTGACAATCCTttctgctataccctacatctccatgactgctgcgtaacaaccaatttatacttcttaatcccttctccttttttatgAATCCCCAATCCCACTCCTGTCtgggaaccatcaaaatgttttctgtatctatgagtttgtttctgttttatttgtttattttgttctttagattccacatataagcgaaatcacattgcatctgtctttctctgtcggacactccactcagcacaatactatccaggtccatccatgacactgcagatggcaagaaactATTTCCcctttcatggctgagcaatattccattgtatatatgtaccacctcttctttatccattcatccatcgatggacacccaggctgcttttctcctgttgcttttaagattctcttgtTGTctttaaccatttacatttaaagtgattgttgatatagttattgccattttattacacatattatttattgtttttgttttggtcttaaagaagtccctctaacattccttgaaatactgctttggtggtgatgaacttgtTTAGCTTGttctcatctgggaagctctttatctgtccttcaattctaaatgatagctttgctgggtagaataatcttggttgtagatcttgcttttcatcattttgaatattttgtgccagtcccttcgggcctgcaaattttctgttaagaaacaggctgacagtcttatgggtgaggcaggatctcagggaacCACCAGGGTGGAGTGGACAAAGTGTTAGTCAGGtttatggagactcagatatggcagctgcctgatGCTGCATGCCAGGAGGGcagagggttcaacaaagaaacaatggcttccgctAGCTGTTTTGTCCAGAAGAAACGTGCCCTTCCAGCCCTcgccttgaagccagacaattcaattcctccccatatgtccctggagcctttcaagctgcttcccagcactggagctcagagctagtgagcctgtcagcaagtaagtctgtgcatgggccctttaagagaaccACGTAGAAGTGCAGCagcctccgtctcactcagctgCAATCACCGCTTGTTTCATAGTCAGAAGTTGTGGGAGTTTCTCTCCTCCGCACTGGAACCCTCCACTTGGGAGCCTGGTATAGGACTGGaacctctcactcctctggggggcaCTTCCACATATAAGATATCCCTCCCACTTTTTAATGGTCACAAGTGAGCATGGGACCAGCTCATACCGtggctctgcccctcctaccagtgtgaggtggcttcttctgtatgtccttagttgtaggtctTTAGTTCAGCTATAcatcaggtgattctcaatgatggttgctctatagtttagttgtaattttgatgtggtcatgagagaagacaagcacagcatttacctatccACCATCTTACCTGGGAATTCAACTGAaatattcttaattaaaattctaaaatttacattttctgaaagagatGTCTACCTATGCCACTGAGTTGAATTACAATGTTAATCTGAGTTAAATTCACAGATTTTTCCAGattaaataaagctattttctCTATCTAAAATGTTCCTAGTTTGAAGTAATAAGTATTTTGCCATAGAATGCCAAATTAAACGTTAATGTTCTACTCCAGTTAATAGAGTCTTTGATTATGTAACTGGTAATGATTGCAATACAGGCTAAATATTCAGAAAGTCAGTGAAGTCAGtaggatatttttttctatttgttaacCAAGTTGATTTTAATGGAAAGCATGGCTATACTTGGAACAAAagatatgagagaaagaaagggcagCAACCAAACTTGTAGAATTAAACAGTGTAAATTTTTTGGCACTAATTAGGGCCCATTATTCATGTTAGATTGTAAGCAATTCTGGCAGCAGAATGTGGTTTCTAAATAGAATTTCCCACTGAAAGGAACCAGTGCTTTTTGAAGAAAGAGTTGTTTCCAAGTTAGGGGTAGGAAGCATACAAGCTGAGCAAACATCATTGTTCCagaaggaaacaaagcaaaaaaaagaaaaaaaaaaatcatatgaggACACAGGAACCAATTTGGATCGTAACTACTGCCCTGAAATTTgagcataaaaatataataatgactGTAATGGattgaaaaataccaaataaataaaaatccatgagTGTACAGCATTCTAAAAGGAAATTGACTAATCAATCTAAGCATTACTAAGTAGGTCAAACAGACATTATGAGGCTCATGATGTGATGCAATAGAAAGCACACAGACCCTCCTATCAACTATCTTTGCTAAAAATATGAATCTAAATCTAACCAGTATTTAAATCTAATTAACATTAAAAGGAAATTGGGTGATAGAGTAACAAGTTAAGTGATACCATAAAGATGCAATCAGTTAAATAATC contains:
- the LOC117028826 gene encoding olfactory receptor 6C2-like, yielding MRNSTVTTFILLGLTDDPQLQVLIFIFLFLTYMLSITGNLTIISLILLDSHLKTAMYYFLQNFSFLEISFTSACIPRYLYNIATGDKVITYNACVSQVVFIDLFGVTEFFLLATMSYDRYVAICKPLHYVTIMSSTVCRRLVFCCWVAGLFIIIPPLSLGLNLEFCDSNTIDHFICDASPMLKISCSNTWFMEQTVIICAVVTFLMTLMCVVLSYIYIIKTILGFPSAQQKKKAFSTCSSHMIVVSITYGSCIFIYIKPSAKESVVINKGVTVLTTSIAPVLNPFIYTLRNKQVKQAFHNSIKRIEVFFNKRM